A part of Anaerolineae bacterium genomic DNA contains:
- a CDS encoding NAD(P)-dependent oxidoreductase, with product MKVLVTGAFGNIGRSTLDALLEHGHTVRAFDLHTPANRRIARQLARKAGERLEVHWGDLRRPADIQSALPGIDVVIHLAFIIPKLSHTGVECERRPDWAWEINVGGTRNLLTAMQSMDQPPRLIFASSYHVYGKTQDQPPPRKVTDPVHPVEHYARHKLECEEMIRASGLTWAILRLSAAMPISLILDPGMFDVPLSNRMEFVHTRDVGEAFAHAVESQEIWGKTLLIGGGRRCQYYYREIVERILEGLGIGTLPAEAFSTEPFATDWVDTEESQRLLGYQRRTLDDYVEDVRKALGVRRHFIRLFRPVIRAWLLSRSPYWKARKRGAAGLPAPMANGR from the coding sequence ATGAAGGTGCTGGTAACAGGCGCGTTCGGCAATATTGGACGCAGTACGCTGGACGCTCTGCTGGAGCACGGCCACACGGTGCGTGCGTTCGACCTGCACACGCCGGCCAATCGGCGCATCGCGCGCCAGCTCGCGCGGAAGGCCGGCGAGCGGCTGGAGGTTCACTGGGGGGACCTGCGCCGGCCGGCGGATATCCAATCCGCCCTGCCGGGGATAGATGTGGTGATTCATCTGGCCTTCATCATCCCCAAGCTCTCCCATACGGGGGTGGAGTGCGAACGACGCCCCGATTGGGCCTGGGAAATCAACGTGGGCGGCACCCGCAATCTCCTCACCGCCATGCAGTCCATGGACCAGCCCCCGCGGCTGATCTTCGCCTCCTCGTACCATGTGTACGGCAAGACCCAGGACCAGCCCCCGCCCCGCAAAGTCACTGACCCGGTACACCCGGTGGAACATTACGCCCGGCACAAGCTCGAGTGCGAGGAGATGATCCGCGCCTCCGGCTTGACGTGGGCGATACTGCGCCTTTCGGCGGCCATGCCGATTTCGCTGATCCTGGACCCGGGCATGTTCGATGTGCCGTTGAGCAACCGCATGGAGTTCGTGCATACGCGCGATGTGGGGGAAGCCTTTGCCCACGCGGTCGAGAGCCAGGAGATCTGGGGCAAGACGCTGTTGATCGGGGGCGGCCGGCGCTGTCAGTATTATTACCGCGAGATCGTGGAGCGCATCTTGGAAGGGCTGGGCATCGGCACCCTGCCGGCGGAGGCCTTCAGCACCGAGCCGTTCGCCACGGATTGGGTGGACACGGAGGAAAGCCAGCGCCTTCTGGGGTATCAGCGCCGCACACTGGACGATTACGTAGAGGATGTGCGGAAGGCATTAGGGGTGCGCCGGCACTTCATCCGGCTGTTCCGCCCCGTGATCCGCGCCTGGCTGTTGAGCCGTTCGCCGTACTGGAAAGCGCGCAAGCGCGGTGCGGCCGGACTGCCGGCGCCCATGGCCAACGGCCGCTGA